A window of Phyllobacterium sp. T1293 contains these coding sequences:
- the aat gene encoding leucyl/phenylalanyl-tRNA--protein transferase — protein sequence MTGKDPAESFQIDPELLLRAYATGVFPMAEEADDPEIFWVRPEKRGIIPFENFHVSHSLRKTIRQGRFDIRFDTDFEGVIDGCASGSGERARTWINQPIRQAYGKLFECGHCHTVEAWQESRLVGGLYGISLGSAFFGESMFSRERDASKVCLVHLVSHLIEKGFTLLDTQFTTTHLESFGAVEVPRRQYQKMLDNALSQSAEF from the coding sequence ATGACGGGTAAAGACCCGGCAGAAAGCTTCCAAATAGACCCCGAGTTGTTGCTGCGCGCCTATGCAACCGGGGTCTTTCCCATGGCCGAAGAGGCGGACGATCCGGAAATTTTCTGGGTTCGTCCGGAAAAGCGCGGCATTATTCCCTTTGAAAACTTTCACGTCTCACACAGCCTGCGCAAGACCATCCGTCAGGGCCGTTTTGATATCCGTTTCGATACGGACTTTGAGGGCGTTATCGATGGTTGTGCCAGCGGCAGCGGTGAACGCGCCCGTACGTGGATCAACCAGCCGATCCGGCAAGCCTATGGCAAGCTGTTCGAGTGTGGTCACTGCCACACGGTTGAGGCATGGCAGGAGAGCAGGCTCGTCGGCGGCCTTTATGGCATTTCACTGGGATCAGCATTTTTCGGTGAAAGCATGTTTTCGCGTGAGCGCGATGCGTCGAAAGTCTGCCTCGTTCATCTGGTCAGCCATTTGATTGAAAAGGGTTTTACCCTGCTCGACACCCAGTTCACCACCACCCATCTGGAAAGTTTTGGCGCGGTTGAAGTGCCCCGGCGTCAATATCAAAAAATGCTCGACAACGCATTGTCACAGTCAGCAGAGTTTTGA
- the accC gene encoding acetyl-CoA carboxylase biotin carboxylase subunit, whose protein sequence is MFQKILIANRGEIALRVLRACKELGIQTVAVHSTADADAMHVRLADESVCIGPPPSRDSYLNIHQIVAACEITGADAIHPGYGFLSENAKFAEILEAHNITFIGPTAAHIRIMGDKIEAKRTAKRLGIPVVPGSDGGVTDDKEAARIAAEIGYPVIIKASAGGGGRGMKVALSEDELSIALSTARTEAGAAFGDDAVYIEKYLQKPRHIEVQVMGDGMGKAVHLGERDCSLQRRHQKVWEEANSPALNADARERIGMICANAMADMGYRGAGTIEFLYENGEFYFIEMNTRLQVEHPVTEAITGIDLVHEQIRVASGGGLSVTQDDIRFHGHAIECRINAEDPRTFAPSPGKITHYHTPGGLGIRVDSGVYTGYKIPPYYDSLIGKLIVHGRNRVECLMRLRRALDEFVVDGIKTTLPLFQDLINNPDIANGDYDIHWLEKYLAGDAKTAEDEA, encoded by the coding sequence ATGTTTCAGAAAATTCTCATAGCCAATCGCGGCGAAATTGCCCTGCGCGTTCTGCGCGCCTGCAAGGAGCTGGGCATTCAGACTGTCGCGGTTCATTCGACCGCTGATGCCGACGCCATGCATGTACGTCTTGCGGATGAAAGCGTCTGCATTGGACCGCCCCCTTCGCGCGATAGCTATCTGAATATTCACCAGATCGTTGCCGCCTGCGAAATCACCGGTGCCGATGCCATCCATCCCGGCTACGGCTTCTTGTCGGAAAATGCCAAGTTCGCGGAAATCCTCGAAGCCCACAACATCACTTTCATTGGCCCCACCGCTGCGCATATCCGCATCATGGGTGACAAGATCGAAGCCAAGCGCACCGCAAAGCGTCTGGGCATTCCGGTTGTTCCCGGCTCCGATGGCGGCGTGACCGACGACAAGGAAGCAGCGCGCATTGCCGCAGAAATCGGCTACCCCGTTATCATCAAGGCTTCGGCTGGCGGTGGCGGACGCGGCATGAAGGTTGCACTCAGCGAAGACGAACTGTCTATCGCTCTGTCAACGGCCCGCACGGAAGCTGGTGCTGCCTTTGGTGACGATGCTGTTTACATCGAAAAATACCTGCAGAAGCCACGCCATATCGAAGTTCAGGTCATGGGCGACGGTATGGGCAAGGCTGTGCATCTGGGCGAACGCGACTGCTCGCTGCAGCGCCGCCACCAGAAGGTTTGGGAAGAAGCCAACTCACCGGCGCTCAATGCGGATGCGCGCGAGCGTATTGGCATGATCTGCGCCAATGCCATGGCCGATATGGGCTATCGCGGTGCGGGCACGATCGAGTTCCTTTACGAGAATGGCGAGTTCTATTTCATCGAGATGAACACCCGTCTTCAGGTGGAACACCCTGTTACCGAAGCCATCACCGGCATCGATCTCGTACACGAGCAGATCCGTGTTGCTTCGGGCGGCGGTCTTTCGGTCACACAGGACGATATCCGCTTCCATGGCCACGCCATTGAATGCCGTATCAATGCGGAAGATCCCCGGACGTTCGCACCCTCGCCCGGCAAGATCACCCATTATCACACGCCCGGCGGTCTGGGCATTCGTGTCGATTCCGGCGTTTACACCGGCTACAAGATTCCGCCCTACTATGACAGCCTCATCGGCAAGCTGATCGTGCATGGCCGCAATCGTGTGGAATGCCTGATGCGTCTGCGCCGTGCTCTGGATGAATTCGTGGTGGATGGTATCAAGACCACGCTGCCGCTGTTTCAGGACCTGATCAACAATCCTGATATTGCCAACGGTGATTACGATATCCATTGGCTGGAAAAATATCTGGCTGGCGATGCGAAAACTGCCGAAGATGAGGCATGA